Part of the bacterium genome, ATGAAGTTCATGATCTGCTGCGTCACAAGAACTGGCTCCGAACGTTCCACGCTACTCTCGATTTCTTCAACCGGCATCTTGAAGCAAAGTAGCGCGGACGTCTCGTCTGCGCGGCGTTCTGCAGGCGGGACGCCCGCACTACTTTTGTTTACCTACTTACATAGTCGGACTATTTAACTAACAATTTAGCGCGATAATAGTTTCTTTGCTGTTTCATTTTTTCTAAGAACGTCTCGAATTCATGCTGGCCATGCAAGTTTTTCAAGTGGGGATCCTTTTCAAAAAAGGGATAGCAGGAAAATCCATGATCTCCTGTCTTTTGTAACCATTCGATAGCCGGCGCAGTTTTTCCCATTAGCGCATAAGCCAAAGCGATGTTGTATTCGGAATGGTGAAAATGTCCTAAGCCACGGTCCTTTTCAATAGCCATACGAATGTGTTTTTCAGCCTCCGCTTTATCTCCCGTTTTCGCCAGAAGTGCCGCATAACAACTATGAAGGAATGACGCGTCCCAAACCCTCACCAACGACCGGCGTTGCGGCTCTGTTTGCAGCAGTTCTTTCATCACTGTTGCTGACTTCTGGATATCCCCCAGATAAAGAAGGCTTAAAGCACGCCAGATTTCATCTCCCGGACTCTGCTCAGAGGCCGAAAGAGCTTGCTGATATTCATGATGAAAAAACAGAGCCATCACACGGTTACTGCGTCCAAGCGAATTTGTCGGATCGAGTTTGAGCGCAGTCGTCACTTCCTGAAGTGCTTCTTCCACGAGACCGACGTGGTGATAGATGCCTCCCAGGTAGACATGAACTTCAGCCAGATTTGGGTCTAACTTGATTGCTTTCTTATAATCGTCCGCTGATTTCTCGTGAGGGTAATTGTTCTTGCGAGTCCAAATCAGACGACCTCGCGCTGCATAGGCTTCGGCAAGATTTGGATCCAATACAATTGCCTTTTCGATTTCAACGAAGGCTCTCTCTTCCCATTCTTTTTTAGGTTCTACAAAAAAAAATTTTTGCCGATAAACATTCCCCAAAGCGGCGTGCGCCAGGGCAAATTGAGAATCGAGTGCTATCGCTTTTTCCAGATGTGGGATTGCCTGGTTGAGGTCCTCTTCGCTGATGTTATTCAGTAGATATTTGCCTCGTAGATACAGGTCGTAAGCCTCTAAATTTTCAGTAGGACGTATCTTCTCTGCTGCCGGAGTTTCCGACAGGGTTAATTTCAATGCGGAACCAATTTGTTTGGAGATGTCGTCCTGAACGCCGAACAGATCCGCCGCGCTACGATCATATCGTTCCGCCCAAAGATGGTACCCTGTTCGAGTATGAATCAACTGCGCGTGGACACGCAGGCGGTCCCCGGAACGCTGCAGACTGCCTTCCAAAACATAATTTACTCCTAGCTCTTTTCCAACTTGTCCGACATTCACATTGCGTCCTTTGTATTGAAATACACTGTTACGCGCAGTCACCTTCATTCCCGGAACCTTGGCGAGCTCTGTAATCAAAGCCTCTGTCATTCCATCCGAAAAGTATTCTTCTTGTTTCTGGTTTCCAAATTCCGTAAAAGGCAGAACGGCAATGGAACGAATGGATGAGGAATCTGCTGGCGGTGTCGGTTCTGGCCGCAACATCCACAATCCAATAAGTAGACTGAGCAATAGGAAGGAAGTTATGGCCAGCAGATAGAGTTGAATCCTCGTTCTTTTTGGCACGGGTGAAGCTTGTACTGTTTGTGATACGCGTGTTGTAGAAGCGGACCAATGCTCTTTGAGATCGCGCAGGTCACGTGCCAGGTCGCGTGTTGACGCGTATCGTTCTGCCGGCGATTTTGAGAGGCATCGGCGCAGCAATCGTTCCAAAGGAGCCGGAACTTTTGCGTTTAACGATTCGATCGGTTCGGGTTCTTCTCGAATGATAGCGGTTAGAGTTTCCGCAGCCGTGTTCCGCCGAAAAGGGGAACGTCCGGCGGCCATTTCATAGAGGATGGTTCCCAGTGAGAACTGATCGGACCTGAAATCGGCGGGCTGCCCGCTTGCCTGTTCCGGAGACATATATCCAATCGTTCCAAGCAGGATTCCCGATTCGGTTTCGTGAGCTGCAGTAGGAATCTGGCTTGCATTCTCGCCGGGTATTCCAACTTTACAGAGTTTCGCAAGTCCGAAATCCAGGATTTTTGCGACAGCGTCTTTGTTTACGATAACGTTTTCGGGTTTCAGATCGCGGTGAACAATTCCGGCTTCGTGAGCACAGGCGAGCCCTTCCGAAAGTTGAGTCGCAACGTTGAGCATATCCTTAACCGGAACAGGACCGGATGAAAGGATTTGCCGTAAAGTTTTCCCTTCGACGAGTTCCATGGCGATGAAAGGGCTCGAATTATATTTTCCAATATCGTAAATCGTGATGATGTTCTGATGATTTAATGCTGAAGCCGAGCGCGCTTCCTGTTCGAAACGGCTTAATCTTTGCAAATCAGAACAAGCCTCTTCCGGAAGTATCTTAATGGCAACAGATCGGTTTAATCGTGTATCGCGAGCCCGATACACTTCTCCCATGCCTCCGGATCCCAATAGAGATTGAATCTCGTAAGGACCAAGGCGAGTGCCTGATTCGAGCCTCATTCTTTTCGGTCAGCTGATGAGAATTCCTTCGTACCATTATAGCAGGTCTTGAGAAGCTCTACCGTATTAGATGAGTTCAAAGAGGTTTTCTTTTGGAAGACTTGAATTGATCCACGGCCATTGCCGCCAGCAGGCGCGCGCGGTTTGCAGAAGGATGTTTTTTTTGCGGGTCCAACGCGGCTGCCTTTTTCAAATCACGCGCGCCCTCATCGAGTTTTCCCAGGCGAAGGCAGGTCTCACCCCGATTGGTAAGCGTGCTGATATCATCCGGAAAAAGTTGCAATACACGGTTAAAGCGAAGGATTGCCTTGTCGTATTCCTGCATTCTTTGATGAATGACTCCAAGGATCGAATGAACATAAGGATTTTTAGGATCCAGAACTGCGAGGCCTTCAAAAATGCATCGCGCTTCTTCCAGCCGGCCTTGTGAAAAGAAGTTGTGACCAACAGTAAGGAGACCTGCCATCTGTTTTGCGTCGATATTGAATATCTGAACAAACTTCAACTCTCCTCTTCGAAACTTATCCAGCTTGTTTTTGTCTATACCGGGCATCCGAACTCCTAGAATCGCATGTGGCGAATCAGCTCGCTTTTAAGGTTATTTGTTGCGTTTTCCATTTTCGTAAGAACGGATACCATTCCATTGAAGACGTGCAACGTTCGTTGAAGTTCAGGATCGGTCAGTTTAGGTTGCTGCGGTGTAATCAATTGTTCCAGGGGCAATGGAAGAGGTGATTGTGCCGTCGTCGTACCGGCATTGACTTTGATGCTTCCTAGAGCTTCGCGTATTCCGCATTGCAAAAAATTCTGTACACCACGTTGGAAATCGAACCCTGGATTTCGCAGAATTTGATGCACGTCATCCATGGAAACGATTTCGCTGAATCCGGATCGAGACGTTCCTGCCGCGCTCAAGTAACCGACGGGCGTTTCCGAAAACGCCGCAGTTCGAATTGCAGCTTGCTGTGGCACGTCCGGGAAATCAGAAACAACTTCTTCGAGATATCGTTGTGCGTCGCCGATCGATGGCTTTTCCCGAAGCAATTCAGCCTGTTGCGCGGCAGCTTCTACCGATTCTCTAGCGGATTCGACGACATTGAGTCTATCGGGAACGCGAGAAAGTTCACCAAGATTCATTTTTTCCTCACGGATAGTTGAGCTTGGAGATGGCCAGTGCCTGGTTAATCATGTCTTGCGTTGAAACAGCAATATTGATTCCCCCGTTCGAGATTACGGCAAGGTCCATCAATACGTTGGGCGGCAAGGTGCTCAACACGTTCACACCGTCCTGACCATTTCCCAGGTAAAACGCGAGTCCATTTAGTGCGTGCGCGCAATCAAGCTTTGCGCCGGGAGATCCAGAATCATAGTGTTGCTGCATTGCGTCGGCCACCTGCACCATGACATTTTGCAGATCTTGCTGCGTCGGACCATTCGGATTTTGCAACGAACTCGCCGCATCTTTACACACTTTCGCAAGCAATCTGCCGGCGCCATCCGGGTATTGCACGAGTCTCTGGATCCGGCTTCTGAACTGAGTGGGGTCCGTGAGCATTTTTACCAATTGTTGTTCGCCCCAGATTGGATAGTCCCCCATGTATTTTTCGTAGTTCGGGTCGTTCACTGGGACGGAATCCAGTTTTGCCATAACATCATCGTGAGCTTTTTGCTTTGGAGAGGGATCTCCTTGCCGAATGTAGTTCGCTTCACGTAACAAGGAGTAGGAGGTCAGATCCATCCTTCTGCCGTGTGTTAGAGAATCAGACTCCATTTGCGCGATCAATTGGGGCGGAGTCGACCCCAGTTCATTCTTAGAACTTAAGTATTGGAGAAATTGTCTCAAGGGAGATGTATCGTGAGCCTCACCAATTCTCACGGACATCGTTTTATAGACTTCTGATAGCAGCGGTGCAACCTGGGGATCATTTTTCGAATCTCCAATCAATGTAACCATGAAACCGCTGATGATCGATGGGTTACTGTCATACATCTTGAACATGACTCTGGACAGATCGCCCTGGCTGGATAATTGACTGAGAACATCTTTTCGCATTTCGGGAGTGATCCTGGTCAGTCTGTCTAGCATCGCGGATGCATCAACGGGATTCTTCCGTATTTCATTTAACAGGAATTCGATCACGTCCCATTTATTCTTGTCCATTGGAGTGATGAAATCGTTCACAACTTCACTGATCTCCGGATTCAGAAGACCAAAAATGGAGGAGGCATCCACTGTTTCTCCTTGAGCCGGAGGATTAGGCGTGGTCAGCGGTGTTGTTAACGGAGTAAGGTTGATCGCGGGCGCTTGAAATGTTTCAAACATGTCAGGAACACTTGCGATCCCGGTACTGGAAGCTGGTTGAGCCGTTTGATCCAGAGGAACTTCTGTTTCCAGCGGTTCCGGAATAATACCTTGTTGAAATCCAAGAAACCTATTGATCGCGTCCATAACATACCTCCATTCTGTTCACCTATTACAGTCGATCGCCATAGCCATAGTAGTTTGAGTAGACGTGAAATTCTTCGCGGTTTTGAGTATCCCAGTCGGTCGGCTCTCCGGCGAGAGCGGCGCGGAACAGTTCTCCTTCGTTTCCATTAGCTTCATCAGTCATGTAAGACGGATTGTTTGAAACGGTGCTTGCGATCTTTCGTGCCACGGTTACATCATCATCGGTCAGGCCATCCAGGTGGAATCCGACGCCTCTAATAAAAGCTTTTGCTGCTTCAATTGGATCTCGAAGAAGCCGGTCATTAAGGTAAACGGTCTCCTGATAACTTCGATGCACGTACATGCCGTTGGCTCCCTTAATCTGGTTGCCAGGAACGAATTCGATCTTTGGTAGCCAGGAGTAATCACCGGCTAAAGCTTTTTGTCGCAGGTCTTCAGCTTTCTCACGGCTATAATTCGTTCCGTAAATGGCTTCCATGACACTGTGAAATCCATTCTCATCCGCTGCGAAGTTGCCAAATTGATCTTTGAATGCGTTGAGTATCTCTTTGGCCGCTTCTTCCGGTCCAACTGCATATGATTTGGGAACCTCTTGTACCGGTGGTCCATCTTGAGCAACTACAGACTCGGGAAGCACGGACTCTTTCGGGATTGTTCCGCCGGGATTCGCTGCTAGAAGATCGAAGAACGAAGAAGGATCAAAAGTTTCACTCTGCGGCAGCGAGGTGATAGGACTCATAGGAGTGGCTAGTGAAGGGATGTCAAACGCTGGTGCTTGAAAAGTCTCAAATGCATCAGGAGCGCTGGCGATTCCTCCGCTGGAGACTTGTTGAGGAGTTTGCTCCGGCGGAACCTCTGTATCTTGCGGTTCCGAAATAATATTTTGTTGAATACCAAGAAATTTATTAATCACGTCCATTCATAGACCTCCGGCTTCATTCGATTCCGTAATTCTGAATTTTTGGAGCAGCGTGACCAGGATCCAGATTTCTCTGAACTTCCAGCTGTTTAGCAAAGTTCTTCAGTGCTTCATCACAGTTTTGATCTGCAATTTGGATAAGTTCATTCTGCTGATTGGCATGCGTTATCTTCAGTAGACCGGCTTCATTATCAGGGAATATGCTAATCTCTATGCTCTGGTTGGTTTCTAATGCACGGTTCGCAGCATCCTGGATTTGCTGAAAATCCTTTTCAGAAAATCTTTCAAATATTTGTCTTTGATTTGGCGTTAAGTAGAAATTGTCATTGACCACTTGCCGAAGGTTCGCGGCAATTTCACCGTATTTGCTGGAATTTTCTGAAAGAAATGCGTTGAAATTCGCGGCTGTTAATACTTGTTTGTTCTCAGCTCTTGCAAACGCCAGTACCTGTCGAAGATCCGAAACCGGGACTGCTTCTTCAATCGGAGGACCATCCGCCGTTAAGACATCAAAAAGCGCTGAAGCTTCCACAGTTTCTGTTTGCGTCGTCGAATAGGGTGTTGTCATTTCTGCTTTCGAGCCAGGCCTCAGGCCGCCATCGTCACCAAAAAATGATTTAACTCCGCCCCAAAAAGAATCCATTTCATCTTTTTGCTCTGCCAGCTCTGCTTCCAGTTGAGCGAGTTGTTTCTGATTTTCTTCGGCGATCCGTTTCTGTTTTTCCCGTGTAGTAAGATCAAAAGCCGGCGCCTGGAAAGTTTCAACTGCATCAGGAACACTGGCGATTCCTGTGCTCGAAACTTTCTGCGTAGCTTGGTCTAGTGGAATTTCGGACTCTTGCGGCTCTGAAATAACGGTCTGTCTGAGACCTGGAAACTTATTTATCGCATCCATTCGAAACCTCCGATCAGTCAGTCAAAGCAATCTCCATACCAGGTATGATTCGGTTTGGATTTTCTTTAGAATCCTCGAAGAAAGTGGATTCGCA contains:
- a CDS encoding protein kinase, which translates into the protein MRLESGTRLGPYEIQSLLGSGGMGEVYRARDTRLNRSVAIKILPEEACSDLQRLSRFEQEARSASALNHQNIITIYDIGKYNSSPFIAMELVEGKTLRQILSSGPVPVKDMLNVATQLSEGLACAHEAGIVHRDLKPENVIVNKDAVAKILDFGLAKLCKVGIPGENASQIPTAAHETESGILLGTIGYMSPEQASGQPADFRSDQFSLGTILYEMAAGRSPFRRNTAAETLTAIIREEPEPIESLNAKVPAPLERLLRRCLSKSPAERYASTRDLARDLRDLKEHWSASTTRVSQTVQASPVPKRTRIQLYLLAITSFLLLSLLIGLWMLRPEPTPPADSSSIRSIAVLPFTEFGNQKQEEYFSDGMTEALITELAKVPGMKVTARNSVFQYKGRNVNVGQVGKELGVNYVLEGSLQRSGDRLRVHAQLIHTRTGYHLWAERYDRSAADLFGVQDDISKQIGSALKLTLSETPAAEKIRPTENLEAYDLYLRGKYLLNNISEEDLNQAIPHLEKAIALDSQFALAHAALGNVYRQKFFFVEPKKEWEERAFVEIEKAIVLDPNLAEAYAARGRLIWTRKNNYPHEKSADDYKKAIKLDPNLAEVHVYLGGIYHHVGLVEEALQEVTTALKLDPTNSLGRSNRVMALFFHHEYQQALSASEQSPGDEIWRALSLLYLGDIQKSATVMKELLQTEPQRRSLVRVWDASFLHSCYAALLAKTGDKAEAEKHIRMAIEKDRGLGHFHHSEYNIALAYALMGKTAPAIEWLQKTGDHGFSCYPFFEKDPHLKNLHGQHEFETFLEKMKQQRNYYRAKLLVK
- a CDS encoding tetratricopeptide repeat protein, which gives rise to MPGIDKNKLDKFRRGELKFVQIFNIDAKQMAGLLTVGHNFFSQGRLEEARCIFEGLAVLDPKNPYVHSILGVIHQRMQEYDKAILRFNRVLQLFPDDISTLTNRGETCLRLGKLDEGARDLKKAAALDPQKKHPSANRARLLAAMAVDQFKSSKRKPL